One genomic window of Clostridioides sp. ES-S-0054-01 includes the following:
- a CDS encoding sigma 54-interacting transcriptional regulator, whose amino-acid sequence MKKHNILFVSTDDKINIDISKQLENIFGEFCNIDNLVYVNRINIELSKYELVVCSDNDIKEYIHNNIDKNIPIVIIHRTINIENINQIISIENDSEVMVIDAYKESADETAKIIRKLGLIHINLMPYYPGCDKSECEIGIITGSRNSIPQNIKQIIDIGDKIIDINTVIEIFTKLNISIDKLHIIKEKYNEDTVNGYRYYTTMNKTMKSFLEIIDEGIASIDKLGKFIYCNKVFSNLVGIEQNEIISNNFMDLFSDKVVKKIFFQEDEVNDEVVNLNNKKLIINKVNVYENNERIKSIISIKDISAIQLIEDKIQNKFQEKGFVSKYTFESVVGESKIIKEKINIARKIAATDFSVLILGENGTGKEIFAQAIHNESLRKNKPFVAVNLSSLSDSLIESELFGYEEGSFTGAIKGGKMGIFERAHTGTIFLDEIGDISLDVQQRLLRVLQEKEVMRMGGSKIIPIDVRIIAATNKDLKKKIKECSFREDLYYRINVLHIEIPRLRERKEDIPLISKYFLDEINSNKCFTEESMQALKLYEWPGNVRELKNLIYYIDTIVEEDRVDYEHLPEQFRFEKNNTLVNENFDSIILDLKQSNFFEESICILTSIETWNNKNILLGRNKLQEILKEKGVVLSVDQIRKRIDKLKSNGLLLSGVKKQGSFITDEGKNFISYIKFKGVI is encoded by the coding sequence ATGAAAAAACATAATATTTTATTTGTGTCAACTGATGACAAAATAAATATAGATATATCAAAACAATTAGAAAATATATTTGGAGAATTTTGTAATATAGATAACTTGGTCTATGTAAATAGAATAAATATTGAACTGTCAAAGTACGAGCTTGTAGTATGTTCAGACAATGATATAAAAGAGTATATACATAATAATATCGATAAAAATATACCTATTGTAATAATACATCGCACAATAAATATTGAAAATATAAATCAGATAATAAGTATAGAAAATGATTCTGAAGTTATGGTTATAGATGCTTATAAAGAGTCAGCAGATGAAACTGCCAAGATAATTAGAAAACTAGGATTAATTCACATTAATCTAATGCCATATTATCCAGGATGTGATAAGTCTGAATGTGAGATTGGAATTATTACGGGGAGTAGAAATAGTATACCACAAAACATAAAGCAAATAATTGACATAGGTGATAAAATAATCGATATAAATACAGTCATAGAAATCTTTACAAAGCTAAATATATCTATAGATAAACTACATATTATTAAAGAAAAATATAATGAAGATACAGTAAATGGATATAGGTATTATACAACTATGAATAAAACTATGAAGAGTTTTTTGGAGATTATAGATGAAGGTATTGCTTCTATTGATAAGTTAGGAAAATTTATATATTGTAACAAAGTATTCTCTAACCTAGTTGGAATAGAGCAAAATGAAATTATATCTAATAATTTTATGGACTTATTTAGTGATAAGGTTGTCAAAAAAATATTTTTTCAAGAGGATGAAGTTAATGATGAAGTAGTAAATTTAAATAACAAAAAATTGATAATTAATAAAGTAAATGTGTATGAAAATAATGAACGAATAAAGAGTATTATAAGTATTAAAGATATAAGTGCAATTCAATTGATTGAGGATAAGATTCAAAATAAATTTCAAGAAAAAGGTTTTGTATCAAAGTATACGTTTGAGAGTGTTGTAGGTGAGAGTAAAATAATAAAAGAAAAAATTAATATTGCAAGAAAAATAGCAGCTACAGATTTTTCTGTGCTGATACTTGGGGAAAATGGAACAGGAAAAGAAATATTTGCCCAGGCAATACATAATGAATCTCTAAGAAAAAACAAGCCATTTGTTGCAGTTAATCTGTCTTCTTTGTCAGATTCACTTATTGAGAGTGAACTTTTTGGCTATGAGGAGGGAAGTTTTACAGGAGCAATAAAAGGTGGAAAAATGGGTATATTTGAAAGAGCACATACAGGAACAATTTTTTTGGATGAGATAGGTGATATATCTCTAGATGTACAGCAAAGATTGCTAAGAGTATTACAAGAAAAAGAAGTTATGAGAATGGGTGGAAGTAAAATTATACCAATAGATGTTAGAATTATAGCTGCAACAAATAAAGATTTAAAGAAAAAAATTAAAGAGTGTTCTTTTAGAGAAGATTTGTATTATAGGATTAATGTATTACATATAGAGATTCCTAGACTTAGAGAGCGTAAGGAAGATATACCTCTTATAAGTAAGTATTTTTTAGATGAAATAAATAGCAATAAATGTTTTACAGAAGAATCAATGCAGGCTTTAAAATTGTATGAATGGCCAGGAAATGTAAGAGAGCTTAAAAATTTAATTTATTATATTGACACTATAGTTGAGGAAGATAGAGTAGATTACGAGCATTTGCCAGAACAATTTAGATTTGAAAAAAACAATACTTTAGTTAATGAAAATTTCGATTCAATTATCTTAGATTTAAAACAATCTAATTTCTTTGAGGAGAGTATATGTATATTGACTAGTATAGAAACTTGGAATAATAAAAATATATTATTGGGAAGAAATAAACTGCAAGAAATTTTGAAAGAAAAAGGTGTAGTTTTAAGTGTAGACCAAATCAGAAAAAGAATAGATAAATTAAAGAGTAATGGTTTACTTTTATCTGGAGTAAAAAAACAAGGTAGTTTTATAACTGATGAAGGAAAGAACTTTATATCATATATAAAATTTAAGGGAGTAATATAG